The bacterium genome window below encodes:
- a CDS encoding DUF3108 domain-containing protein gives MISFKKIALSAIFFLSCSISQLIGQNQRKIENNAFKVGEKLTFSIGWEFINAGTAILNVEKIVSINNSPCYHISAVTNSNTFFSTLYKVRDRLESYVDVNGIYPLRYIKKTYEGGYERNFTVNFHHESQVALISDADSGNREIKIPQYLQDIISSFYFVRTQPMVEGQDIQLSVFDNGRYNNVTVKVIRKERISVDAGEFDCILVQTPIGPFSNKSDLNIWLTDDVRRIPVLMKSKIIIGSVRAELESISAE, from the coding sequence ATGATTTCTTTCAAAAAAATAGCGTTATCCGCTATTTTTTTTCTCTCTTGTTCAATTTCACAGCTAATTGGCCAAAACCAGCGAAAAATTGAAAATAACGCATTCAAAGTTGGAGAAAAACTGACTTTTTCAATAGGCTGGGAATTCATTAATGCCGGTACGGCGATTCTGAATGTAGAGAAGATTGTCAGTATCAATAATTCCCCGTGTTACCACATCTCCGCAGTTACAAATTCTAATACTTTTTTTTCAACGCTCTATAAAGTTCGAGATCGTCTGGAATCCTATGTTGATGTAAATGGAATCTATCCGTTAAGATACATTAAAAAAACGTACGAAGGGGGATATGAAAGGAATTTTACCGTCAATTTTCATCACGAATCGCAAGTTGCATTGATTTCTGATGCCGATTCCGGGAATAGAGAAATAAAAATTCCTCAATACTTACAGGATATAATTTCGTCTTTCTATTTTGTGAGAACCCAGCCAATGGTTGAAGGACAAGACATTCAATTATCTGTCTTTGATAATGGACGATACAATAACGTTACTGTCAAAGTCATAAGGAAAGAGCGGATTTCCGTAGACGCAGGGGAATTTGACTGTATTCTAGTTCAAACACCCATTGGCCCGTTTAGCAACAAATCTGATCTGAATATCTGGCTTACCGATGACGTGAGGCGTATTCCTGTTCTCATGAAAAGTAAAATAATTATCGGCTCAGTTCGCGCAGAGTTAGAATCCATTTCCGCTGAATAA